The Montipora capricornis isolate CH-2021 chromosome 6, ASM3666992v2, whole genome shotgun sequence genome has a window encoding:
- the LOC138051666 gene encoding LOW QUALITY PROTEIN: uncharacterized protein (The sequence of the model RefSeq protein was modified relative to this genomic sequence to represent the inferred CDS: substituted 2 bases at 2 genomic stop codons) — translation MYKGKTKEHRTSTEDGDNTSHTDTVVDVFERFKNYLDEKVDSLSSGFVSRTAIETQKLSRVAEAGKLKFAGNKDQFHLXLXTCGTLDEVSDLLAAKQTEKAEEKVAELSKNLKRRQKIIKLADKSEAGWLAVKEYQTEELASDSEDEKRIRKAQERALKKKKQNVSRKQASRFRATNNDRMLFQGFAEGYHLG, via the exons AGCATAGGACATCAACCGAGGACGGAGACAACACATCTCATACTGATACTGTCGTAGACGTATTTGAACGTTTCAAGAACTATCTAGACGAGAAAGTCGACAGTCTTTCGTCCGGCTTCGTGTCCCGTACAGCGATTGAGACTCAAAAGTTAAGCAGAGTAGCCGAAGCAGGGAAGTTGAAGTTCGCGGGAAACAAGGATCAATTTCATCTTTAACTCTGAACTTGCGGAACCCTTGACGAAGTAAGTGATCTTTTAGCCGCCAAGCAAACAGAAAAAGCAGAGGAGAAGGTCGCTGAGCTAAGTAAGAATCTTAAACGCCGGCAGAAGATTATCAAACTCGCCGACAAAAGCGAAGCAGGTTGGCTCGCCGTTAAAGAGTACCAGACAGAGGAGCTTGCCAGTGACTCCGAAGACGAGAAACGAATTCGTAAAGCACAGGAAAgagccttgaagaagaagaaacagaaTGTGTCAAGGAAGCAGGCTTCTCGTTTTCGCGCTACTAACAATGACAGGATGCTTTTTCAAG GATTTGCAGAAGGCTACCACCTGGGGTGA
- the LOC138053305 gene encoding uncharacterized protein — protein MKLGGFHFTKWISNEKEVIAQIPEPERALSVKVVDENIVMPVESALASVALRYWLGRFTAELLEEWSKWQEELDGISQFRISLFYRHVPDSPSAIELHVFGDASKQAFCSVAYLRFCYASGAVKCAFVMAKTRVAPKKPLSIPKLELQAAVLSTRLSLVVVKEHDYIIDSTYFWTDSSTVFQWIRGVSKRHPAFIANRIGEIHVLDCPGLLNPADDGSRGLPVTSITSGSRWLNGPAFLLLPEEKWPKGNSTLEPPKQYVDDPQTQETTVTCIGEVKDTKNQTEYFCPAKYSSLTKFLRVTAYLARFIYNCRHSKSERRICALLVEDIEQARKFWVRSTQEESFPQEVAALKSKQHVSSKSKLLSLSPFLDEHGIVRAGGRIERADIPFCSRHPIVLSPDHEFTRLIIMNCHERLKHEGVDHVRNELRQQYWILRCRATVRKILHQCSYCPRRRAKPVPPMMASLPYHRLQIAPPFSKVGVDFFGPLRVKYLRKQEKRYGCLFTCLVTRAIHLEVAFSLSTDSFIMCLRRFIAIRGKPTVIYSDNGTNFVAANHELRECIDDWNQDMIGGVLSQDGIQWVFNPPAAQHMGAVWERLVRSCKKALDVVLRNQVLTDEVLLTAFAEVEWLVNSHPLTEVSSDVDDLEALTPIHFIIGRGTLNLPPSVFIDKEMSSHKRWRQAQVVATHIWNRWLREYLPRLITSKKWLQPTANVKIGDLVLVSDYAVPRGYWPLGRIVKVFPGHDNVVRSAKVKTKFGVMKRPVTKLALLEECSPN, from the exons ATGAAGCTGGGAGGCTTCCACTTTACCAAGTGGATCTCAAATGAGAAAGAAGTGATTGCGCAAATTCCAGAACCGGAAAGAGCTCTCTCTGTCAAGGTCGTGGATGAAAATATCGTAATGCCTGTGgaaagtgctcttg CAAGTGTGGCATTGCGGTATTGGTTGGGACGATTTACTGCAGAGCTTCTAGAGGAGTGGTCTAAGTGGCAGGAAGAGCTAGATGGAATTTCACAATTTCGCATCTCCCTTTTCTATCGTCATGTTCCAGACAGCCCATCTGCTATTGAGCTTCATGTCTTTGGGGATGCAAGCAAACAGGCATTCTGCTCAGTGGCATATTTGAGATTCTGCTATGCCAGTGGAGCAGTGAAATGTGCATTTGTTATGGCCAAGACTCGGGTAGCACCCAAGAAACCCTTAAGCATACCAAAACTTGAATTGCAAGCTGCTGTTTTGAGTACGAGATTATCTTTGGTAGTCGTCAAGGAGCATGATTATATCATTGACTCTACCTATTTCTGGACAGACAGTAGTACTGTGTTCCAGTGGATACGCGGAGTGTCTAAGCGACACCCGGCCTTTATCGCCAACCGAATTGGGGAGATACATGTACTGGATTGTCCAGGACTGTTAAACCCAGCTGATGATGGTAGCAGGGGACTACCAGTAACTTCGATTACATCTGGCAGTCGTTGGCTAAATGGTCCTGCATTCTTGCTCCTTCCTGAAGAGAAATGGCCAAAGGGAAATTCAACACTTGAACCTCCCAAGCAATACGTTGATGACCCACAAACCCAAGAGACAACTGTGACCTGCATTGGTGAAGTGAAAGATACGAAGAACCAGACTGAGTACTTTTGCCCAGCTAAGTACTCGTCCCTGACAAAGTTTCTCAGAGTAACTGCGTACCTTGCCCGGTTTATCTACAACTGTAGGCACTCGAAATCAGAACGTCGTATTTGTGCGCTTTTGGTTGAAGACATAGAGCAGGCCCGAAAGTTTTGGGTCCGCAGTACCCAAgaggaatcatttcctcaagaaGTTGCAGCGCTCAAGTCGAAACAACATGTTTCAAGCAAGAGCAAATTGTTATCACTATCACCCTTTCTTGATGAACATGGAATTGTTCGTGCCGGTGGTCGAATTGAGAGAGCCGACATTCCATTTTGCAGTCGTCACCCGATAGTGCTATCACCTGATCATGAGTTCACCCGTCTTATCATCATGAATTGCCATGAGAGACTGAAACATGAAGGAGTGGACCATGTCAGAAATGAGTTGAGACAACAGTATTGGATTTTGCGCTGCCGAGCTACAGTACGAAAGATTCTCCATCAGTGTTCTTACTGCCCGAGGCGGAGAGCAAAACCCGTCCCGCCCATGATGGCGAGTCTCCCTTATCATCGTCTACAGATTGCACCACCATTCTCTAAAGTTGgcgtggatttctttggaccgCTTAGGGTGAAGTATCTAAGGAAACAGGAGAAGAGATATGGCTGTCTCTTTACTTGTCTGGTGACTAGAGCAATTCACTTGGAAGTCGCCTTTTCGTTGTCTACTGATTCCTTCATTATGTGTCTTAGACGGTTTATTGCTATAAGAGGTAAACCAACTGTCATCTACTCTGACAATGGAACAAATTTTGTTGCAGCGAACCATGAGTTACGCGAGTGTATCGATGATTGGAACCAAGATATGATCGGAGGGGTGTTGAGTCAAGATGGAATTCAGTGGGTGTTCAACCCCCCAGCCGCGCAACATATGGGGGCTGTGTGGGAGCGCCTCGTGAGATCGTGCAAGAAAGCGCTAGATGTTGTCCTACGGAATCAAGTCCTTACTGACGAAGTATTGTTAACCGCCTTTGCTGAAGTGGAATGGCTTGTGAATAGTCATCCCCTGACCGAAGTAAGCTCAGATGTGGATGATCTTGAAGCCCTAACTCCGATTCACTTCATCATCGGAAGAGGAACTCTCAACTTACCACCCAGTGTCTTCATCGACAAGGAGATGTCAAGTCACAAACGTTGGCGTCAAGCACAAGTAGTTGCGACCCACATTTGGAATCGGTGGCTACGAGAGTACCTACCTCGTCTGATTACCAGTAAGAAATGGCTACAGCCCACCGCTAATGTCAAGATTGGAGATTTGGTATTAGTTTCTGATTACGCAGTCCCAAGGGGTTACTGGCCTCTTGGTAGAATCGTGAAAGTTTTTCCTGGACATGACAATGTTGTACGATCAGCCAAAGTTAAGACTAAGTTTGGGGTAATGAAACGTCCTGTAACTAAATTGGCGTTACTTGAAGAGTGTTCGCCCAATTAG
- the LOC138053304 gene encoding uncharacterized protein: protein MQHLQNSVVGRAKSAIEGYGYSGDSYYEALKELESRFGKPSLVVKVTLDRLRKTARIQNDKSQEVRNLSDVVSTTVWTLKKFGYESDLKAEANVSLAVDKLSQELKIKWKDNTKATKLERLSLVDFSLWLKGQADIYDDCYPKVSGRFSSQPPKNKTRFGGPSGMTERQNTFLSNFVSRPKPTNSSCIMGDGQEHKLSSCPKFKALSVQERLKEVQKHGLCFSCLSPQHWLSNCSNQKQCGVNGCSQSHNALLHKLRNVTSMENSDVVSATNPAVQTAVGSSTEHSNSSHRSSHTSVLLQVVPVTLYGPKGYFNTHAMLDTGSTVPCKLLRYEPIVRVQSDALFAGFNRALNLLLADVAERLGLDGPVESVLLNGIQKTSELLTKRINVQVSPVNDFGTQYDVNGVLVVNHLNMPQKKVKLRELQEKWPHLSDLELTEVSGTQVTLLLGSDVAELIVPLEIRHGLKVSPVGQESVCKLHVATPEEELNETVKTWWRTENFGCRHDNDTQRSVEDERVMKFLNESTRKVDGRYEVPLIWCDKHVNLPDNFPAAARRLEFREKRLSHDPELAANYKRTIDMDRKKGYIKRLTKEEVVAPVACKWYLPHHPVVNPKKPGKVRRVCDAASMFQGSSLTSHLLSGPDLLNNLVGVFMRFREEKVALSGDIEAMFNQVAIPEADQSALRFLWRQSPESPVEVYQYVHHIFGAKCAPTCSKYALLRSAEEKEMVSDRRSSCEVKLLHG, encoded by the exons ATGCAACATCTTCAGAATTCTGTCGTTGGAAGAGCTAAGTCTGCAATTGAAGGATATGGTTACAGTGGGGATTCTTACTACGAAGCCCTCAAGGAATTAGAATCCAGATTTGGCAAACCCTCTCTTGTTGTGAAAGTCACATTGGACAGACTCCGGAAAACAGCTCGTATCCAAAATGATAAATCTCAAGAAGTTAGGAACTTGTCTGATGTTGTGTCAACTACTGTGTGGACTTTGAAGAAGTTTGGATATGAAAGTGATCTAAAAGCGGAAGCTAACGTTTCCCTCGCTGTTGACAAGCTGTCTCAAGAGCTGAAAATCAAATGGAAAGATAACACCAAAGCTACCAAGTTGGAAAGGCTTAGTCTTGTTGACTTCAGTTTGTGGTTAAAGGGTCAGGCCGATATTTATGATGATTGCTATCCAAAGGTGTCAGGCAGGTTTTCATCTCAACCTCCCAAGAATAAAACTCGGTTTGGTGGGCCTAGTGGAATGAcagagagacaaaacactttctTGAGTAACTTTGTATCTCGTCCCAAGCCAACAAATTCCTCTTGCATCATGGGAGATGGGCAGGAACACAAGTTATCTTCTTGCCCTAAGTTTAAGGCCCTAAGTGTGCAAGAACGCCTTAAAGAAGTACAAAAACATGGGTTGTGCTTCTCTTGTCTCAGTCCTCAACATTGGCTAAGCAATTGTTCAAATCAGAAACAGTGTGGTGTAAATGGGTGCTCACAATCACACAATGCATTGTTGCACAAATTAAGGAACGTGACTTCAATGGAGAATAGTGACGTAGTATCAGCTACTAACCCTGCGGTTCAAACAGCAGTCGGTTCATCTACTGAACATTCTAACTCATCCCATAGAAGTAGTCACACCTCTGTATTGTTACAAGTGGTACCAGTAACCCTCTATGGTCCAAAGGGATACTTTAACACTCACGCAATGTTGGACACGGGAAGTACAGTACCGTGCaaat TGTTAAGATATGAGCCTATAGTTCGGGTACAGAGCGATGCTTTGTTTGCAGGGTTTAATAGAGCATTGAA CTTGCTGCTAGCAGATGTTGCCGAAAGGCTTGGTTTGGATGGTCCTGTGGAAAGTGTGCTCTTAAATGGAATTCAGAAAACCTCTGAGCTGTTGACAAAGCGTATTAATGTACAAGTTAGTCCAGTAAATGACTTTGGTACCCAATATGATGTGAATGGAGTTCTTGTCGTTAATCATCTGAACATGCCTCAGAAGAAAGTGAAACTCCGGGAGCTACAAGAAAAGTGGCCACACCTCTCGGACTTGGAGCTGACTGAAGTCTCAGGGACTCAAGTCACTTTACTCCTTGGAAGTGATGTCGCAGAACTCATTGTTCCCCTGGAAATACGGCATGGTCTGAAGGTTTCTCCTGTTG GGCAAGAGTCTGTTTGTAAATTGCATGTGGCAACTCCAGAGGAGGAGCTCAATGAAACCGTAAAAACGTGGTGGCGAACAGAGAACTTTGGATGCCGTCACGACAACGACACCCAACGCTCAGTCGAAGATGAAAGAGTCATGAAATTCTTGAATGAAAGTACACGGAAGGTGGATGGTCGTTACGAGGTTCCCTTGATTTGGTGCGATAAACATGTTAATCTTCCTGACAACTTTCCTGCTGCAGCTCGGCGGCTTGAATTTCGTGAGAAGAGACTTAGTCATGATCCTGAGTTGGCTGCAAATTACAAGAGAACTATTGATATGGACAGGAAAAAGGGATACATCAAAAGGCTTACTAAAGAGGAAGTGGTTGCCCCAGTCGCGTGCAAATGGTACCTTCCTCACCACCCTGTTGTCAACCCTAAGAAACCTGGTAAGGTTCGACGAGTATGTGATGCTGCTTCGATGTTTCAAGGGTCATCATTAACCAGCCATCTTCTAAGCGGCCCTGATTTGTTAAACAACCTCGTTGGAGTCTTCATGCGATTTAGAGAAGAAAAGGTAGCGCTTTCAGGAGACATTGAAGCGATGTTTAATCAAGTTGCCATCCCGGAAGCAGATCAAAGTGCCCTTCGTTTTCTGTGGCGTCAATCCCCTGAATCACCGGTCGAAGTCTACCAGTACGTGCATCACATATTTGGAGCGAAATGTGCGCCAACTTGTTCCAAGTATGCCTTGTTGAGGAGTGCAGAAGAAAAAGAGATGGTTTCCGATCGCCGCTCTAGCTGTGAAGTGAAACTTTTACATGGATGA